In one bacterium genomic region, the following are encoded:
- a CDS encoding Lrp/AsnC ligand binding domain-containing protein: protein MEVLYYVFIKTTAGKTVQALTEIRKLPEIKEAHMVTGNCDIIAFLKSNNVKELGNMVAGKIHKMDSVSSTTTCIVVE from the coding sequence ATGGAAGTATTGTATTATGTTTTTATAAAAACAACCGCAGGAAAGACCGTGCAGGCTTTAACAGAAATAAGGAAACTCCCCGAAATAAAAGAAGCTCATATGGTTACTGGCAATTGTGATATAATTGCATTTCTTAAATCAAATAATGTTAAAGAGCTTGGCAATATGGTTGCCGGGAAAATACATAAGATGGATAGCGTAAGTTCTACTACTACCTGTATTGTAGTCGAATAA
- a CDS encoding DUF5723 family protein codes for MGKKSKILSSRLGGIVCLLCTVMLLNNSAYAMLNFSGRGEGLSRTYSVFANGFDAVGWNPANLILSPKFSFNILSIGMEYSSNLSVGDWIKLASHGYFNDEDKKIFQNGLSFGACGGAQAISFSWKNIAFTSCLVTKNAGEIPSDFTKMIFWGNMPETDSVYSFDGTQGVSEIALDIGVSAAQLIASDNFSIGATIKYLEGFSYMDAKLDGGLKTTFDDDPASSTIISGNGSAVLRYAEGGTGFGIDIGALYFNEDYNMGISVINILSGMEWLENPAIDSLTFTVKPTDLEHFDPNTSVKWDTTTITGRSFSTKEDMSVKLGCSINKKTMNVAAEIGYPQWFGMGAEIPYKAVVFRTGVGLVKAISKSNLWIGIGIGTKFKLLHADLGVRVSPTTSMSAALALTILPEEKIDKAFGQ; via the coding sequence ATGGGTAAGAAATCTAAAATTTTATCATCCCGACTTGGTGGGATAGTTTGTTTGTTATGCACGGTTATGCTTTTAAATAACTCTGCATATGCTATGCTAAATTTTAGTGGCAGGGGAGAAGGATTATCCCGCACTTATTCTGTTTTTGCAAATGGATTTGATGCAGTAGGATGGAATCCTGCAAATCTCATACTATCACCGAAATTTTCGTTCAATATATTAAGTATAGGAATGGAGTATTCTTCCAATTTAAGCGTAGGCGATTGGATAAAATTAGCTAGTCACGGATATTTTAATGATGAAGATAAGAAGATTTTTCAGAATGGTTTGTCTTTTGGTGCTTGTGGTGGGGCACAGGCTATTTCTTTCTCCTGGAAAAATATTGCATTTACAAGTTGCCTTGTTACTAAAAATGCAGGTGAGATACCTTCGGATTTTACTAAAATGATTTTTTGGGGAAATATGCCTGAAACAGATTCCGTATATAGTTTTGATGGAACACAGGGTGTAAGCGAAATAGCTCTTGATATCGGTGTATCCGCAGCTCAATTAATAGCAAGCGATAATTTTTCTATAGGTGCGACGATTAAATATCTGGAAGGTTTTTCTTATATGGATGCAAAATTGGATGGAGGACTTAAAACTACTTTTGATGATGATCCTGCCTCATCGACTATAATATCCGGTAATGGTAGCGCTGTTCTAAGATATGCGGAAGGTGGCACCGGGTTCGGAATAGATATCGGTGCACTATATTTTAACGAAGATTATAATATGGGAATATCTGTAATAAATATTCTATCCGGAATGGAATGGCTCGAAAATCCTGCAATAGATTCTTTAACATTTACCGTAAAACCGACAGACCTTGAACATTTTGATCCCAATACAAGCGTTAAGTGGGATACAACAACTATTACAGGGCGGTCTTTTTCTACAAAAGAAGATATGAGCGTAAAACTTGGATGCAGTATCAATAAAAAGACTATGAATGTAGCTGCGGAAATAGGATACCCGCAGTGGTTTGGAATGGGTGCGGAAATCCCATATAAAGCAGTGGTTTTTAGAACGGGAGTTGGACTCGTAAAAGCTATTTCAAAATCCAATTTATGGATAGGTATTGGAATAGGGACGAAATTCAAATTACTGCATGCTGACCTTGGCGTAAGAGTAAGCCCCACGACAAGTATGTCAGCCGCTCTTGCATTGACAATACTGCCGGAAGAAAAAATAGATAAAGCCTTCGGTCAATAA
- a CDS encoding DUF4837 family protein yields the protein MQKLNYLLVLCFFIFAGCITQYKPPAAAGKTTEVIVLCNDANWTEISDLIPKVLEREIYTPTTEKVFDIKKVLPSEINKYKYRKNCLVLGIVGDEIIDSLLAKSAMKKLLAGEEYMFGGQDFFVKGQFFLIIAAPTIYKLKEIIENKSDVVFNYFVENVAKTIKNDLYKDGYQKTVSEKLLKDYGFTISVPRGWKVVEEKIGFVELARHSPDRFISICWETTPLNATTELNLNAAIEFRNKIGVKYYDGDYVDTTFAKFYQVNFHNSLAGKLDGIWQNDEQVMGGPFKTYFISAEGRLYTIDMHIFAPGYKKWKFLQQLELIIDTFSFLSENKQIT from the coding sequence ATGCAAAAACTTAATTACCTTTTAGTTTTATGTTTTTTTATTTTTGCCGGATGTATAACTCAATATAAACCTCCTGCTGCTGCCGGTAAAACCACCGAAGTTATTGTGCTTTGTAATGATGCAAACTGGACAGAAATAAGCGACTTGATACCAAAAGTTCTGGAAAGAGAAATATATACACCTACTACGGAAAAGGTTTTTGATATAAAAAAAGTTCTCCCGTCAGAAATCAATAAATATAAATATCGTAAAAACTGTCTTGTTTTAGGAATTGTAGGCGATGAAATCATTGATTCTTTACTTGCAAAAAGTGCAATGAAAAAATTGTTGGCAGGCGAAGAATATATGTTCGGAGGGCAGGACTTCTTTGTTAAAGGACAGTTTTTTCTTATTATAGCAGCGCCTACGATTTACAAATTAAAAGAGATAATAGAAAATAAAAGCGATGTAGTTTTTAATTATTTTGTAGAAAATGTTGCAAAAACAATAAAAAACGATTTGTATAAAGATGGTTATCAGAAAACCGTATCCGAAAAGTTACTTAAAGATTATGGATTTACGATTTCTGTTCCTCGTGGTTGGAAGGTCGTGGAAGAAAAAATCGGATTTGTAGAACTTGCAAGACATTCACCGGATAGATTTATATCAATTTGCTGGGAAACTACACCATTAAACGCAACTACGGAACTTAATCTTAATGCTGCAATTGAATTTAGAAATAAAATAGGAGTTAAATATTACGATGGAGATTATGTAGATACTACATTCGCAAAGTTTTATCAGGTAAACTTTCATAATTCCTTAGCGGGAAAACTTGATGGAATATGGCAGAATGATGAACAAGTAATGGGCGGTCCTTTCAAAACATATTTTATATCGGCAGAGGGCAGGCTTTATACGATTGATATGCATATATTTGCGCCAGGTTATAAAAAATGGAAGTTTCTCCAACAACTTGAATTAATAATAGATACGTTTTCTTTTTTATCCGAAAACAAACAGATTACTTAA
- a CDS encoding glycosyltransferase family 2 protein — protein sequence MKLSIIIPVYNEMEFLPKIIEAVKKVNLPDIVKEIVIVDDASKDGTGEWIEKYVSQNPDTKFKKHNVNKGKGSAIKTAIDMATGDVIVIQDADLEYNPEDYKILLAPILEGKTNVVYGSRNLRKNKSYSWVYYFGNEVLTEITNILYDTQLTDMETCYKMFTREVVKDMCLCAKRFDFEPEFTAKVIKKGYEIYEIPISYNARSREDGKKLTWKDGIKALWTLMKYRIVD from the coding sequence ATGAAATTATCTATAATAATACCCGTGTACAACGAGATGGAATTTTTGCCTAAAATAATTGAAGCAGTTAAAAAAGTAAATTTGCCGGATATAGTTAAAGAAATAGTAATTGTGGATGATGCGTCTAAGGATGGGACAGGAGAATGGATTGAAAAATACGTATCCCAAAACCCGGATACGAAATTCAAAAAGCATAATGTTAATAAAGGTAAAGGCAGCGCGATTAAAACGGCTATAGATATGGCGACCGGGGATGTTATCGTGATACAGGATGCAGATTTGGAGTATAATCCGGAAGATTATAAAATCCTTTTAGCCCCCATTTTAGAGGGAAAAACAAATGTGGTTTATGGTAGTCGTAATCTACGAAAAAACAAATCTTATTCATGGGTATATTACTTTGGCAATGAAGTTCTTACAGAAATAACAAACATACTTTATGATACGCAGTTAACAGATATGGAAACCTGTTATAAAATGTTTACCAGAGAAGTAGTCAAAGATATGTGTTTGTGTGCAAAAAGGTTTGATTTTGAGCCTGAGTTTACGGCAAAAGTTATAAAAAAAGGTTATGAAATATATGAAATACCAATAAGTTATAATGCAAGAAGCAGAGAAGATGGTAAAAAATTAACATGGAAAGATGGCATTAAAGCTTTATGGACTTTAATGAAATATAGAATAGTTGATTGA
- a CDS encoding response regulator, producing MKKVLIVDDDKDLIETVTFYLTYGEYSVRIAENCAQMFKILKEEKPDIILLDIMLPDMDGITACKHLKTDPDLLSIPVMMVTAKGKREDIESAIKAGADGYIPKPFSLSRLVERIEEILAHH from the coding sequence ATGAAAAAAGTTTTAATTGTGGATGACGATAAGGATTTAATAGAAACGGTTACTTTTTATTTAACTTATGGCGAGTATTCCGTGAGAATTGCCGAAAATTGCGCACAAATGTTTAAAATATTGAAAGAAGAAAAACCTGATATTATACTTCTGGATATTATGCTCCCCGATATGGATGGAATTACGGCTTGTAAGCACTTGAAAACAGATCCCGATTTATTATCCATTCCTGTTATGATGGTAACGGCAAAAGGGAAAAGAGAAGATATAGAATCTGCTATAAAAGCAGGCGCAGATGGCTATATACCAAAACCATTTAGTTTATCAAGATTGGTAGAAAGAATAGAAGAAATTTTGGCGCATCACTGA
- a CDS encoding right-handed parallel beta-helix repeat-containing protein, with product MMKKIIIMLLLIPTFLKGTIRDVFVSDSAQGIQDSINVSSSYDTVMVHNGTYYAGEVSLYYGIRMKKNVTFMSANGAQSCTLSGFNSAAACSSYHVIYCYNFGSDTSSHTTVIKGFTIKDGNAKGSSSEDNSGGGIYCYYASPTIDSCIITNNFAGYGGGIGLRSSYSAPIIKNCVLKSNIATYGGGIINNATYGSFLSLENNIIKDNFATYGGGIYSQYTSSITQNTITNNSADYGGGIYVSGYPNSITQNTITNNSADYGGGIYISQCTDSITHNTITNNSAKYNGAGIYMYHSTSTITNNMIAGNYTNYGCGGGFFIDNYYNSIKTKIKNCVIALNRSKRGSAVFNMNSGKAFFDSCFIVDNGDIASTGIGAVYLTADADTTTISYSNLYYNTLQSEIEIFNNTILPLPLKNNFWWDTATTEIAKHIQGQSVYTPGMYNFVSGAPGEPITIDSIRNYDSTYSFVIDSLENNPDTLYLRIYGQDRNAKLREAAVAIIKTNCYPTGIATALLETDTNSGIYQGEVIVKISAGNDTIRLDDIYNIVKADTGGSIVIITANTDTSQKLLVFYKGNYGIEEPSISDFGFRNMDLKIGQNPFSHSTVITYQLPKLSTLSSQLLTLKIYDITGRPVKTLVNEQKPAGTYSITFSGKDLSSGIYFAKLVVGNLKTTTKLVLMK from the coding sequence ATGATGAAAAAAATTATAATTATGTTATTACTCATTCCTACTTTTCTTAAGGGAACAATAAGGGATGTGTTCGTCTCGGATAGTGCACAGGGAATCCAGGACTCAATAAATGTAAGTTCTTCTTATGATACTGTTATGGTTCATAATGGAACTTATTATGCAGGAGAAGTAAGTTTATACTATGGGATTAGAATGAAAAAAAACGTAACTTTCATGAGCGCTAATGGCGCTCAATCTTGCACATTGAGCGGATTTAACAGCGCTGCCGCCTGCTCATCTTACCATGTAATATATTGTTATAATTTTGGGTCAGATACGTCTTCACACACAACCGTAATAAAAGGCTTCACAATAAAAGATGGAAATGCAAAAGGGAGTTCCTCGGAAGATAACTCCGGGGGGGGGATTTACTGCTACTATGCTTCTCCAACCATAGATTCCTGCATTATAACAAATAACTTTGCTGGTTATGGCGGGGGGATAGGTCTTAGATCCAGCTATTCGGCACCGATAATAAAAAACTGCGTACTAAAGAGCAACATTGCCACTTATGGCGGCGGAATAATCAATAATGCTACCTATGGCAGTTTTCTATCCCTTGAAAACAATATAATAAAAGATAATTTTGCCACTTATGGCGGGGGTATTTATAGCCAATACACAAGTTCAATTACCCAGAATACAATAACAAACAACTCGGCTGATTATGGCGGAGGGATTTATGTTAGCGGATACCCCAATTCAATTACTCAGAACACGATAACGAACAACTCAGCTGATTATGGTGGAGGTATTTACATTAGCCAGTGCACCGACTCAATCACCCACAACACAATAACAAACAACTCAGCTAAATATAATGGCGCCGGAATTTATATGTATCATTCTACGTCTACGATTACAAATAATATGATAGCAGGCAATTACACTAATTATGGATGCGGCGGAGGATTTTTTATTGATAATTATTATAATTCAATTAAAACTAAAATCAAAAATTGTGTCATTGCCTTGAATAGAAGTAAAAGAGGAAGTGCTGTTTTCAATATGAATAGCGGCAAAGCTTTTTTTGACAGTTGTTTTATAGTGGATAACGGCGATATTGCAAGCACAGGAATCGGTGCTGTTTACCTGACGGCAGACGCAGATACAACCACAATTTCTTACTCAAATCTGTATTACAATACCTTACAATCGGAAATTGAAATTTTCAATAACACAATCCTTCCGCTTCCTTTGAAAAATAATTTTTGGTGGGACACCGCTACGACAGAAATCGCAAAACATATACAGGGACAAAGTGTATATACACCCGGTATGTATAATTTTGTATCGGGAGCGCCCGGTGAACCTATCACAATAGACTCTATTCGCAATTATGACAGCACTTATTCATTTGTAATAGATTCTCTTGAAAATAATCCTGATACGCTATATCTCAGAATATACGGGCAAGATAGAAATGCGAAACTCAGAGAAGCAGCCGTTGCAATTATCAAAACAAATTGTTATCCAACAGGCATTGCAACAGCATTGCTCGAAACGGATACGAATTCCGGGATATACCAGGGGGAAGTAATTGTAAAAATTTCCGCCGGAAACGATACTATTCGGCTTGATGATATTTACAACATAGTAAAAGCAGATACCGGAGGTTCCATCGTAATCATTACTGCAAACACAGATACTTCGCAAAAATTACTGGTTTTTTATAAAGGAAATTATGGGATAGAAGAACCATCCATTTCGGATTTTGGATTTCGGAATATGGATTTAAAAATAGGACAAAACCCATTTTCCCACTCAACAGTTATCACTTATCAATTGCCAAAACTCTCTACTCTGAGCTCTCAACTTTTAACTCTCAAGATTTATGACATCACCGGCAGGCCCGTAAAAACTCTTGTAAACGAACAAAAACCCGCCGGAACTTATAGCATAACTTTCTCCGGAAAAGATTTGTCATCGGGAATTTATTTTGCAAAACTGGTAGTAGGTAATTTAAAAACAACAACAAAACTAGTGTTGATGAAATAA
- a CDS encoding HAMP domain-containing sensor histidine kinase — translation MKKSQSKKEENDLSKTDFIYVVSHELRSPLATVKNAIEILSDGMAGEITDTQKHLLGIANKNINRLNFIIEDILDISRIDSGQIRIEFAPVDIKEVISDVVISLERDANEKGIDIIKSLPEKIIKVNGDFQRLIQIFTNIVGNAIKFTGKGSVTITATEEKEYIKVSIKDTGAGIPPENIDKIFDKFFQIRESTSLSSKGVGLGLTITKKLVTMHNGKIEVESELNKGSTFNVFLPI, via the coding sequence ATGAAAAAATCACAGAGTAAAAAAGAAGAAAATGATTTGTCAAAGACAGATTTTATTTATGTAGTATCCCACGAACTTCGCTCTCCTCTCGCAACAGTAAAAAATGCAATTGAGATACTTTCCGATGGTATGGCCGGTGAAATAACGGATACTCAAAAACATCTTCTTGGAATAGCAAACAAAAATATTAACAGGTTGAATTTTATAATTGAAGATATTCTTGATATTTCCCGTATTGATTCGGGCCAGATAAGAATAGAATTTGCTCCTGTAGATATAAAAGAAGTAATCAGCGATGTTGTGATTTCGCTGGAAAGGGACGCAAACGAAAAAGGTATAGATATTATAAAATCTTTGCCGGAGAAAATTATCAAGGTGAATGGGGATTTTCAAAGATTAATCCAGATATTTACAAATATAGTGGGCAATGCTATAAAATTTACAGGCAAAGGTAGTGTTACTATTACAGCAACAGAAGAAAAAGAATATATAAAAGTATCAATTAAAGATACGGGAGCCGGAATTCCTCCTGAAAATATAGATAAGATTTTTGATAAGTTCTTCCAAATCAGAGAGTCTACCAGCCTAAGTTCAAAAGGCGTAGGATTAGGCTTGACGATTACTAAAAAATTAGTTACAATGCATAATGGAAAAATAGAAGTAGAAAGCGAACTTAATAAAGGCAGTACCTTTAATGTCTTTTTACCGATTTGA
- the yidC gene encoding membrane protein insertase YidC, protein MDKRPIIGIVLIFLVLIGWQTLIIKRSPKQVTAPVKQTDTATTTNPVGLPAISATSKDVIAASTDTLEDTVVVKLDTIITSSLKVIIDPVGASIVSINLSQYESHHKKGTELVPSGNSGIKDIIETNKNEKIDLSNLIFRLVENTPNKLVYETTLPSGETGRKIYSFSDSSYSIGLEYTFPNTYRHTVRWDAGIASTEKKLDLELRYFGGAANAGKEVISKTLTQLDTAYFTEQGTIDWVGLKNKYFLIALIPLGETESYSMRRFAKGAVGGGCMMGGGCATAPKDPEATRVGVSLTTKTSTGEYNYKLYAGPLDYELMNKMHSTLGESCYFGFKWIRPISRFFLKFFLFLHKGISNYGIIIIIFSLLMTIIFFPLTAMSQKSAIAMQRMQPKLKSLQTKYKGDPKKMNQEVMDLYRKEGVSPVSGCLPLLIQMPIFFALYAILDTSIVLRNAIFIPHWIENLSEPDPFFILPIAMGIMMFIQQKMQSSQISDPMQRRMMYFMPIMFTVIFLNFPSGLVIYWFIYNTFSVIQTNIIKKKLALDGK, encoded by the coding sequence ATGGATAAAAGACCAATTATCGGAATAGTTCTTATATTTTTGGTTCTTATAGGGTGGCAAACCCTAATCATAAAGCGAAGCCCGAAACAAGTTACTGCTCCGGTAAAACAGACGGATACTGCAACGACTACGAATCCGGTGGGTTTACCCGCCATTAGCGCCACATCTAAGGATGTAATTGCTGCTTCTACGGATACTCTCGAAGATACCGTCGTCGTGAAACTTGACACCATAATTACTTCTTCGCTTAAGGTTATAATTGACCCCGTTGGCGCAAGTATCGTATCTATTAATTTATCTCAATACGAAAGCCATCATAAGAAAGGAACGGAACTCGTTCCTTCCGGAAATAGTGGAATAAAAGATATAATAGAAACTAATAAAAACGAAAAAATTGACCTTAGTAATTTAATATTCCGATTAGTAGAAAACACTCCTAATAAATTGGTATACGAAACCACACTCCCATCAGGAGAAACAGGTCGTAAAATATATAGTTTTTCGGATTCATCATATAGTATAGGTCTTGAATATACATTTCCTAATACCTATCGTCATACGGTTCGTTGGGATGCAGGGATAGCGTCTACTGAAAAAAAGCTTGATCTGGAATTAAGATATTTCGGAGGAGCCGCAAATGCCGGGAAAGAAGTGATTTCAAAAACTTTGACACAACTTGATACTGCATATTTTACGGAACAGGGAACTATAGACTGGGTGGGATTAAAAAATAAATATTTTCTTATTGCATTAATACCGCTGGGAGAGACTGAATCTTATTCTATGCGCAGGTTTGCAAAAGGCGCTGTTGGCGGCGGTTGTATGATGGGCGGTGGATGCGCAACCGCACCAAAAGACCCCGAAGCGACAAGAGTAGGAGTATCTTTGACTACGAAAACATCTACGGGAGAATATAATTATAAACTATATGCCGGGCCCCTTGATTATGAACTTATGAATAAAATGCATTCTACTCTCGGGGAATCCTGCTATTTCGGATTTAAATGGATAAGACCCATTTCCAGGTTTTTCTTGAAGTTTTTCCTGTTCTTGCATAAGGGAATATCCAATTATGGAATAATAATTATAATATTCTCTTTACTGATGACGATAATATTTTTCCCGCTGACTGCTATGAGCCAGAAATCGGCAATTGCTATGCAAAGAATGCAGCCGAAACTCAAGAGCTTGCAGACGAAATATAAGGGCGACCCAAAGAAAATGAACCAGGAAGTAATGGATCTTTACAGGAAAGAAGGCGTAAGCCCGGTGTCCGGATGTTTGCCTCTTTTAATCCAGATGCCAATATTTTTTGCCTTGTATGCAATTCTTGATACTTCAATAGTGTTGAGAAATGCGATCTTTATTCCTCACTGGATAGAAAATCTTTCAGAACCTGACCCGTTCTTTATTTTACCGATTGCTATGGGGATTATGATGTTTATCCAACAGAAAATGCAATCTTCACAGATAAGTGACCCGATGCAGAGACGAATGATGTATTTTATGCCAATTATGTTTACGGTAATATTCTTAAACTTCCCTTCCGGGCTTGTAATTTATTGGTTCATTTATAATACGTTCTCTGTTATTCAAACGAACATAATTAAGAAGAAACTGGCTCTTGACGGAAAATAA
- a CDS encoding TonB-dependent receptor: MILLAFFITAASISGVVYDAETLNPVPFVSLFINNGAYGAITDSSGKFYTQLKAGNYKIKTSHVGYIGKTINVKLSPKQELELSIPVEKKTFKLEEVRVLGERILEPSFRGIDVKELKKLPFAELDFFRTLQSFPGVYSVSDLVGWLYVRGSTPDENLYLMDGGEIACPQHYFGAVSAFNVNLLKDVRFSCGGFPASYGDRLSAVLDVTTREGSSEKRVTKINADLLEAGIETEFPLSNNCSYIFSARKNYFKAIAPLVGIEDSTMILPAYQNFQNKLSFSLGKNNKISLSSLLMEDAASVSGSIIEDNGVNINWNNVSNTYVLNYYTTMLNQPLRTVIYHTYLSRYANWIDSTVKNKNKLLKKTGITQTGEFKFLKDKSLEWGISSSYLDYSIDDDLPVEFMGLEKWNIPIRLFADTSTTQYGAYLTLNTPVTSKITLSSGSRFDYSSLIDRAIMSPRLRLTYFYNPKTSFSIAWGYYQQFQAPEVLILAPGITPAKSNHYLIGIEREISKDIFGKIEFYENKISNLGYIFVDEKNMSISSNCSGYGFARGIETFVKKSFTNNFFGWGSCSFSKTRRTSLFNKNLTDFDADQPVSLNLIGVYTFGKYAISTTYRHSSGRPFTPIAGWWWNNRLGKWIMFKGPKNSERYPSYDRLDIKIEREFHISKTTGNIYFTILNVFQHRNVQFYDYIETQRQPIYMLPRLAFLGVDFTIF, encoded by the coding sequence ATGATTCTGCTTGCCTTTTTTATTACTGCCGCATCTATTTCAGGAGTCGTTTATGATGCTGAAACCCTTAACCCAGTTCCCTTTGTCAGCTTATTTATAAACAATGGAGCTTATGGTGCAATTACCGACTCTTCGGGCAAATTCTATACCCAACTCAAGGCAGGAAATTACAAAATAAAAACATCTCATGTCGGATACATAGGTAAAACCATAAACGTAAAACTTTCCCCCAAACAAGAATTAGAGTTATCTATCCCGGTAGAAAAAAAAACTTTTAAACTCGAAGAAGTCAGGGTGCTTGGAGAACGTATTCTTGAACCATCTTTCAGAGGAATAGATGTAAAAGAACTAAAAAAACTCCCTTTCGCAGAATTGGATTTTTTTAGGACTCTACAGTCTTTTCCGGGTGTCTATTCGGTATCTGACCTTGTTGGGTGGCTTTATGTTCGTGGCAGCACTCCCGACGAAAACCTTTACCTGATGGATGGAGGCGAAATTGCTTGTCCACAACACTATTTCGGAGCCGTGTCGGCTTTTAACGTAAATTTACTTAAAGATGTAAGATTCTCCTGCGGCGGATTCCCGGCATCATACGGAGACAGATTATCCGCAGTCCTTGATGTCACAACAAGAGAAGGATCTTCTGAAAAAAGAGTAACAAAAATAAACGCAGATTTGTTGGAAGCCGGAATTGAAACAGAATTTCCTCTTTCAAATAATTGTTCTTATATTTTCTCTGCAAGAAAAAATTATTTTAAAGCCATCGCCCCTCTTGTAGGAATAGAAGATTCGACTATGATTTTGCCCGCCTATCAGAATTTCCAGAATAAATTATCCTTTTCTCTTGGTAAAAATAATAAAATATCGTTAAGCAGTTTATTGATGGAGGATGCAGCATCCGTATCCGGTAGTATTATAGAAGATAACGGCGTGAATATTAACTGGAATAATGTAAGTAATACTTATGTCTTAAATTATTACACTACTATGCTAAACCAACCTCTCAGAACGGTAATTTACCATACTTATCTTTCCAGGTATGCCAACTGGATTGATTCAACCGTAAAAAATAAAAATAAGCTCTTAAAAAAAACCGGGATAACCCAAACCGGCGAATTCAAATTTCTCAAAGACAAATCTCTTGAGTGGGGAATTTCTTCTTCGTACCTCGATTATTCTATAGACGATGACTTGCCTGTTGAATTTATGGGACTTGAAAAATGGAATATACCTATACGTTTGTTTGCAGACACCTCCACAACCCAATATGGCGCTTACTTAACTTTAAATACTCCCGTCACAAGTAAAATTACTCTATCATCAGGCTCAAGATTTGATTATAGTTCATTAATTGACCGGGCTATTATGAGTCCCAGGCTCAGATTAACATATTTCTACAATCCTAAAACTTCTTTTTCTATTGCCTGGGGATATTACCAGCAATTCCAGGCACCTGAGGTGTTGATACTTGCGCCGGGAATTACGCCTGCGAAGTCCAATCACTATTTAATAGGAATAGAGAGAGAAATATCTAAAGACATTTTCGGAAAAATTGAATTCTATGAAAATAAAATCAGTAATTTGGGATATATATTTGTTGATGAAAAGAATATGAGCATATCTTCAAATTGCAGCGGGTATGGGTTTGCAAGAGGAATAGAAACGTTTGTTAAAAAATCATTTACAAATAATTTCTTTGGCTGGGGCTCCTGTTCGTTTTCTAAAACAAGAAGGACAAGCTTATTTAACAAGAACCTTACGGATTTTGACGCAGACCAGCCTGTTTCTTTGAATTTAATAGGTGTTTATACTTTCGGTAAATATGCAATAAGCACTACTTACAGGCATTCTTCAGGCAGACCCTTTACCCCGATCGCAGGTTGGTGGTGGAATAACCGGCTTGGCAAATGGATTATGTTCAAGGGACCCAAAAACTCGGAACGCTACCCGTCTTATGACAGATTGGACATAAAAATTGAAAGAGAATTTCACATATCTAAAACAACCGGAAATATATATTTCACTATCCTTAATGTATTTCAACATAGGAATGTTCAATTTTATGATTATATTGAAACCCAACGGCAACCTATCTATATGCTGCCAAGACTTGCTTTCTTAGGCGTAGATTTTACAATTTTTTAG